The Phaenicophaeus curvirostris isolate KB17595 chromosome 15, BPBGC_Pcur_1.0, whole genome shotgun sequence genome window below encodes:
- the LOC138727252 gene encoding protocadherin beta-16-like, with product MQRGYSGTNLRQRRVILFLVCVCVCQSGAEPLRYSLAEEMERESFVGNIAEDLGLSPSQLAARKARVVSEGNERLFHLNRNTGALTAKESLDREEMCPRRDTCTVFFKIVFENPLELIRGEVEVLDVNDNSPVFPEKEVVLEIQETTSPGSRFLLQSARDKDVGINGLQNYSLGSNSHFSLNVGTEKGVELVLERQLDREEQPQLNLILTASDGGSPPRSGTAHVQIVVLDSNDNTPVFSREVYEVQLAENSPPGQLVVRVSAADPDEGSNGKVRYRFTQISERSQQLFELNPDTGEIRVAGTVDFEEEKHHEMAVRATDGGGLSAHCKVRVEVLDVNDNAPEITLTSQSVSIPEDAPPRTVVALLSVRDRDSGDNGRTECSIDGDSPFMLTGGGDEYYELRTTAALDRERAAEYNVTVRAADRGRRRLSSRASLRVQVSDVNDNAPEFTQAVYTASVSENEGPMVRIGSVSATDADAGANGRVRYALVRQEGAEQPAVSVNAESGAVFLLRPLDYEQVRALEVAVRAADGGSPPLSAQAVLRVVVRDENDNAPVVLHPPAESSGAAAGELVPRSAEAGYLVAKVVAVDADAGQNAWLSYELWKATEPGLFRVGPHSGEVRTARAVAERDAPRHRLVVLVRDRGRPPRSATATLGIALVGGFSDAHLRGAEEAPAAEPEGPLTLSLTVCLACVSALFLATAGAAVAAKVRRARRSAAESLPAFPQSAPPSSAGSLPRSSVYDVCFAAGSLDGDLRFLGPLLPCFPAGLPPGPAEQRSSLCSTEAANLGDDGDRAAEDRAPISADTAHRRAEAACTANRGKELHGNSDANPWLPTQ from the exons ATGCAGAGGGGATACTCAGGGACCAATTTG CGGCAGAGGCGAGTGATCTTGTTCCTTGTGTGCGTTTGCGTGTGTCAGAGCGGGGCCGAACCCCTCCGCTATTCCCTGgcggaggagatggagagggagtcGTTTGTGGGCAATATTGCAGAGGACCTGGGGCTTTCTCCGAGCCAGCTGGCGGCTCGCAAGGCGCGCGTTGTGTCCGAGGGGAACGAGCGGCTTTTCCACCTCAATCGAAACACGGGAGCGCTGACGGCAAAGGAGTCTCTGGACCGAGAAGAGATGTGTCCGAGGAGAGACACCTGCACCGTCTTCTTTAAGATAGTCTTTGAAAATCCCTTGGAGCTGATCCGAGGGGAGGTAGAAGTTCTTGACGTGAACGACAACTCCCCCGTCTTCCCGGAGAAGGAGGTGGTTTTAGAGATTCAGGAAACGACATCTCCTGGGTCCCGTTTCCTCCTGCAAAGCGCCCGGGACAAGGACGTGGGTATCAATGGTTTGCAGAACTACAGCCTCGGGTCCAATTCACATTTCTCCCTCAATGTTGGAACAGAGAAAGGTGTGGAGCTCGTCCTGGAGCGTCAACTGGACCGGGAAGAACAGCCGCAGCTGAATTTAATCCTCACTGCTAGCGATGGGGGCTCCCCACCAAGGTCGGGAACAGCTCACGTGCAGATCGTGGTGCTGGATTCCAATGACAACACCCCGGTGTTCAGTCGGGAGGTCTACGAGGTGCAACTGGCCGAGAACAGCCCCCCGGGGCAGCTGGTGGTCAGAGTCTCGGCCGCGGATCCCGACGAAGGGTCCAACGGGAAAGTGCGATACAGATTCACCCAGATATCGGAGCGGTCCCAGCAGCTCTTCGAGCTGAACCCTGACACCGGGGAGATCCGGGTGGCGGGAACTGTGGATTTCGAGGAAGAGAAGCACCATGAGATGGCAGTGAGAGCCACCGACGGCGGGGGTCTGTCTGCGCACTGCAAAGTGCGGGTGGAGGTGCtggacgtgaacgacaacgcCCCGGAGATAACGCTCACCTCCCAGTCGGTCTCCATTCCCGAGGACGCGCCGCCCCGCACCGTGGTGGCCCTGTTGAGCGTGCGGGACCGCGACTCCGGCGACAACGGCAGGACGGAGTGCTCCATCGACGGGGACTCGCCCTTCATGCTGACGGGCGGCGGGGATGAGTACTACGAGCTGAGGACGACGGCGGCGCTGGACAGGGAGCGGGCGGCAGAGTATAACGTGACGGTGAGAGCCGCGGACCGGGGCAGGAGGCGGCTGAGCTCCCGGGCGAGCCTGCGGGTGCAGGTGTcggacgtgaacgacaacgcgcccgaGTTCACGCAGGCGGTTTACACGGCGTCGGTGTCGGAGAACGAGGGCCCCATGGTCCGCATCGGCAGCGTGAGCGCCACGGACGCCGACGCGGGAGCGAACGGGCGCGTGAGATACGCGCTGGTGCGGCAGGAGGGCGCGGAGCAGCCCGCGGTGTCGGTGAACGCCGAGAGCGGCGCCGTTTTCCTGCTGCGGCCGCTGGACTACGAGCAGGTGCGCGCCTTGGAGGTGGCGGTGCGCGCTGCCGACGGCGGCTCGCCGCCGCTGAGCGCCCAGGCGGTGCTGCGCGTGGTGGTGCGCGAcgagaacgacaacgcgcccgtgGTGCTGCACCCGCCCGCCGAGAGcagcggcgcggcggcgggcgaGCTGGTGCCGCGCTCGGCCGAGGCCGGGTACCTGGTGGCCAAGGTGGTGGCGGTGGACGCGGACGCGGGGCAGAACGCGTGGCTGTCGTACGAGCTGTGGAAGGCGACGGAGCCGGGGCTGTTCCGCGTGGGGCCGCACAGCGGCGAGGTGCGCACGGCGCGGGCCGTGGCGGAGCGGGACGCGCCCCGGCACAGGCTCGTCGTGCTGGTGCGAGACCGCGggcggccgccgcgctccgCCACCGCCACCCTCGGCATCGCCCTGGTCGGCGGCTTCTCCGACGCCCATCTGCGGGGCgccgaggaggcgccggccgcCGAGCCCGAGGGGCCGCTCACCCTCTCCCTCACCGTCTGCCTGGCCTGCGTGTCCGCCCTCTTCCTGGCCACGGCGGGGGCCGCCGTGGCGGCCAAGGTGCGGCGGGCCCGGCGCAGCGCGGCCGAGAGCTTGCCCGCCTTCCCGCAGTCCGCCCCGCCGAGCAGCGCGGGCTCCCTGCCCCGCAGCTCCGTCTACGACGTCTGCTTCGCCGCCGGCAGCCTCGACGGCGACTTGCGCTTCCTCgggcccctcctgccctgcttcccCGCCGGGctgccccccggcccggccGAGCAGCGGAGCTCGCTCTGCTCCACGGAGGCGGCCAACCTCGGCGACGACGGCGACCGGGCTGCAGAG GACAGAGCTCCCATCTCCGCAGACACGGCTCACAGACGTGCGGAAGCAGCTTGCACTGCAAACAGGGGGAAGGAGCTCCATGGCAATTCTGATGCAAACCCTTGGCTCCCCACTCAGTAA
- the LOC138727254 gene encoding protocadherin beta-16-like, producing MLSPVLEGLNTVPDFPEVLIRAGLLGPARLAKGPVLMNKWRRGRTSPQSVPWKWRILHCPLRGNPRAADEELAFRSRAVLPRAALCLRGGSCFLAKRERSHCAFWLRLGTGSAASSSKGRAGGSAAAEQQRKYSPVRRWVGVLAANRRVPVPAPALQAAAERKSRGSRSGRAAAHGVGELGGFQAPQPGIADQIRLGRRWTMLGTTEDGEWLLWRVRASGRRSGERQRRVILFLVCVCVCQSGAEPLRYSLAEEMERESFVGNIAEDLGLSPSQLAARKARVVSEGNERLFHLNRNTGVLTAKESLDREEMCLQSDTCTVFFKIVFENPLELIRGEVEVLDVNDNSPAFPEKEVVLEILETTPPGFRFLLQSARDRDVGSNGLQNYSLGTTSYFSLALQKEKDEIKYLELVLERHLDREEQPQHNLVLTATDGGSPPRSGTAQVRILVLDANDNIPVFSREVYEVQLAENSLPGQLVVRVAAADPDEGSNGKVRYSFIQTSERSRQLFQLNPDTGEIRVAGNVDFEEAEQHELAVRATDGGGLSAHCKVRVEVLDVNDNAPEITLTSQSVSIPEDAPPRTVVALLSVRDRDSRDNGRTECFIDGDSPFMLTGGGDEYYELRTTAALDRERAAEYNVTVRAADRGRRRLSSRASLRVQVSDVNDNAPEFTQAVYTASVSENEGPMVRIGSVSATDADAGANGRVRYALVRQEGAEQPAVSVNAESGAVFLLRPLDYEQVRALEVAVRAADGGSPPLSAQAVLRVVVRDENDNAPVVLHPPAESSGAAAGELVPRSAEAGYLVAKVVAVDADAGQNAWLSYELWKATEPGLFRVGPHSGEVRTARAVAERDAPRHRLVVLVRDRGRPPRSATATLGIALVGGFSDAHLRGAEEAPAAEPEGPLTLSLTVCLACVSALFLATAGAAVAAKVRRARRSAAESLPAFPQSAPPSSAGSLPRSSVYDVCFAAGSLDGDLRFLGPLLPCFPAGLPPGPAEQRSSLCSTEAANLGDDGDRAAEVRDLPGPGRGGGRGGSSAGGSGCRSHQVYQRKGGGQLHLDLVLKTIEVKEERGLTSRPPGSTSSVSGKRTVAFSVQQ from the exons ATGTTGTCTCCTGTATTGGAGGGCCTCAACACAGTGCCGGACTTTCCTGAGGTGCTCATCAGAG CGGGTCTTCTCGGACCCGCCCGACTCGCTAAGGGTCCTGTGCTGATGAACaagtggagaagaggaagaacaagCCCTCAAAGTGTCCCGTGGAAGTGGAGGATCTTGCACTGTCCACTCAGAGGAAACCCCCGAGCTGCGGATGAGGAGCTGGCGTTTAGGAGCCGGGCAGTGCTGCCCAGAGCCGCGCTCTGTCTGCGGGGAGGGAGCTGCTTCCTAGCAAAGAGAGAGCGTTCCCACTGCGCCTTTTGGCTCCGGCTGGGCACGGGGAgcgcagcctccagcagcaaaggccGGGCTGGCGGCTCTGCCGCggctgagcagcagaggaaatattcCCCCGTGCGACGCTGGGTGGGGGTGTTGGCCGCGAACCGGCGGGTTCCTGTGCCCGCCCCGGCTTTGCAGGCAGCGGCGGAGAGAAAGAGCCGCGGGAGCCGCTCGGGAAGGGCGGCGGCACACGGAGTCGGGGAGCTCGGGGGCTTTCAGGCCCCTCAGCCCGGGATTGCTGACCAAATCCGCCTCGGACGCCGCTGGACGATGCTGGGAACGACGGAGGACGGGGAATGGCTTTTGTGGCGAGTGCGAGCGAGTGGGAGACGGAGCGGAGAGCGGCAGAGGCGAGTGATCTTGTTCCTTGTGTGCGTTTGCGTGTGTCAGAGCGGGGCCGAACCCCTCCGCTATTCCCTGgcggaggagatggagagggagtcGTTTGTGGGCAATATTGCAGAGGACCTGGGGCTTTCTCCGAGCCAGCTGGCGGCTCGCAAGGCGCGCGTTGTGTCCGAGGGGAACGAGCGGCTTTTCCACCTCAATCGAAACACGGGAGTGCTGACGGCAAAGGAGTCTCTGGACCGAGAGGAGATGTGTCTGCAGAGCGATACCTGCACCGTCTTCTTTAAGATAGTCTTTGAAAATCCCTTGGAGCTGATCCGAGGGGAGGTAGAAGTTCTTGACGTGAACGACAACTCCCCCGCCTTCCCGGAGAAGGAGGTGGTTTTAGAGATTCTGGAAACGACACCACCTGGGTTCCGTTTCCTCCTGCAAAGCGCCAGGGACAGGGACGTGGGCAGCAACGGTTTGCAGAACTACAGTCTCGGGACAACTTCATATTTCTCCCTCGCTCtccaaaaagagaaagatgaaattAAATACTTGGAACTGGTCTTAGAACGGCACCTGGACCGGGAAGAGCAGCCGCAACACAATTTAGTCCTCACCGCCACCGATGGGGGATCCCCGCCCAGGTCAGGAACGGCTCAGGTGCGGATCTTGGTGCTGGATGCCAATGACAACATCCCGGTCTTCAGTCGGGAGGTCTACGAGGTGCAACTGGCCGAGAACAGTCTCCCGGGGCAGTTGGTGGTCAGAGTCGCGGCCGCGGATCCCGACGAAGGGTCCAACGGGAAAGTGCGATACAGCTTCATCCAAACGTCAGAGAGGTCCCGgcagctcttccagctgaacCCTGACACCGGGGAGATCCGGGTGGCGGGAAACGTCGACTTCGAGGAAGCGGAGCAGCACGAGTTGGCGGTGAGAGCCACCGACGGCGGGGGTCTGTCTGCGCATTGCAAAGTGCGGGTGGAGGTGCtggacgtgaacgacaacgcCCCGGAGATAACGCTCACCTCCCAGTCGGTCTCCATTCCCGAGGACGCGCCGCCCCGCACCGTGGTGGCCCTGTTGAGCGTGCGGGACCGCGACTCCCGCGACAACGGCAGGACGGAGTGCTTCATCGACGGGGACTCGCCCTTCATGCTGACGGGCGGCGGGGATGAGTATTACGAGCTGAGGACGACGGCGGCGCTGGACAGGGAGCGGGCGGCAGAGTATAACGTGACGGTGAGAGCCGCGGACCGGGGCAGGAGGCGGCTGAGCTCCCGGGCGAGCCTGCGGGTGCAGGTGTcggacgtgaacgacaacgcgcccgaGTTCACGCAGGCGGTTTACACGGCGTCGGTGTCGGAGAACGAGGGCCCCATGGTCCGCATCGGCAGCGTGAGCGCCACGGACGCCGACGCGGGAGCGAACGGGCGCGTGAGATACGCGCTGGTGCGGCAGGAGGGCGCGGAGCAGCCCGCGGTGTCGGTGAACGCCGAGAGCGGCGCCGTTTTCCTGCTGCGGCCGCTGGACTACGAGCAGGTGCGCGCCTTGGAGGTGGCGGTGCGCGCTGCCGACGGCGGCTCGCCGCCGCTGAGCGCCCAGGCGGTGCTGCGCGTGGTGGTGCGCGAcgagaacgacaacgcgcccgtgGTGCTGCACCCGCCCGCCGAGAGcagcggcgcggcggcgggcgaGCTGGTGCCGCGCTCGGCCGAGGCCGGGTACCTGGTGGCCAAGGTGGTGGCGGTGGACGCGGACGCGGGGCAGAACGCGTGGCTGTCGTACGAGCTGTGGAAGGCGACGGAGCCGGGGCTGTTCCGCGTGGGGCCGCACAGCGGCGAGGTGCGCACGGCGCGGGCCGTGGCGGAGCGGGACGCGCCCCGGCACAGGCTCGTCGTGCTGGTGCGAGACCGCGggcggccgccgcgctccgCCACCGCCACCCTCGGCATCGCCCTGGTCGGCGGCTTCTCCGACGCCCATCTGCGGGGCgccgaggaggcgccggccgcCGAGCCCGAGGGGCCGCTCACCCTCTCCCTCACCGTCTGCCTGGCCTGCGTGTCCGCCCTCTTCCTGGCCACGGCGGGGGCCGCCGTGGCGGCCAAGGTGCGGCGGGCCCGGCGCAGCGCGGCCGAGAGCTTGCCCGCCTTCCCGCAGTCCGCCCCGCCGAGCAGCGCGGGCTCCCTGCCCCGCAGCTCCGTCTACGACGTCTGCTTCGCCGCCGGCAGCCTCGACGGCGACTTGCGCTTCCTCgggcccctcctgccctgcttcccCGCCGGGctgccccccggcccggccGAGCAGCGGAGCTCGCTCTGCTCCACGGAGGCGGCCAACCTCGGCGACGACGGCGACCGGGCTGCAGAGGTGAGGGACCTGCCCGGGCCGGGGCGaggcggggggcggggagggagcaGCGCGGGGGGCTCGGGGTGTCGCTCAC ATCAAGTGTATCAGCGCAAAGGAGGAGGGCAGCTGCACCTCGACCTGGTTCTCAAAACCATCGAGGTTAAGGAAGAGAGGGGACTAACGTCTCGACCTCCTGGTTCCACCTCCTCTGTCTCTGGAAAGAGAACAGTAGCGTTCTCCGTACAGCAGTGA
- the LOC138727253 gene encoding protocadherin beta-15-like — MAIARQVLCLSALLSLPHARSQPLRYSVAEEAPSGSLVADVAEDAGLAPAQLSARRARLASEDGRQRLRLDRATGRLVVAERLDREELCAQAPACTLPLELLLADPLQFFRIEVAVRDVNDHSPRFPDEQITLRIPETSNPGSRFPLAGARDLDIGSNSIQGYSISPENEYFSVSFGSRAGGDKYVELVLEKPLDREEQAEVDFSLIAVDGGSPPRSGTTQIRIVILDVNDNAPVFTQDRYIGQILENAPESTVVLSVVASDLDTGLNGDISYQFIEEVGQRHLAFEIDHKNGEIKLTKPLDFETAESYEVSVQATDGGGLSAICKVLVEVLDVNDNAPELVVSSFSSPLPENVSPGTVVAFFTVRDRDAGANGKVTCALEDQLSFSLRPAYKNYYELVTVTTLDREEMARYIVTVTASDAGSPPLTTTQTFTVDISDVNDNAPVFNQTSYTMYVRENNVPTVLVGTVYASDADIGPNAKVTYSLAPAHPTGQPPCSCISVNSENGHVFVLRPLDYEELKQVEVLVIASDAGSPPLNANVTVRLVVVDENDNAPLVLHPAQDSSPASSELVPMSAEAEYLVTKVVAVDADSGQNSWLSYHLLKATDPGLFVVGAQSGEVRLRRPVTERDTVKQKLIILVRDNGRPPLSATAALSALLLNDLSDVRLPHSSPEMEDEEDSLTVYLIISLVFVSLLFLAPMAAFITCKACKRKELKDGHVLYAASNFPSSLADAASAGTLPHPYCYEINLTTGSGNSEFKFLKPILPSLPPQHCALGGDTDGEQDFPHGPLTTEDVLPENAGMLSAGQFNSLSFN, encoded by the coding sequence atgGCGATCGCAAGGCAagtgctttgtctctctgctctcctctcgctGCCGCACGctcgctcccagcccctgcgctACTCCGTAGCCGAGGAGGCGCCGAGCGGCTCGCTCGTAGCCGACGTGGCCGAGGACGCGGGGCTGGCCCCGGCGCAGCTCTCGGCTCGCCGCGCCCGCCTGGCCTCGGAGGACGGCCGGCAGCGCTTGCGCTTGGACCGCGCCACCGGCCGCCTCGTCGTGGCCGAGAGGCTCGACCGGGAGGAGCTGTGCGCCCAGGCGCCCGCCTGCACGCtgcccttggagctgctgctggccgaCCCGCTGCAGTTCTTCCGCATCGAGGTGGCCGTGCGGGACGTCAACGACCACTCGCCCCGCTTCCCGGACGAGCAGATCACGCTTAGGATCCCTGAGACCAGCAACCCCGGCTCGCGTTTTCCTCTGGCGGGGGCTCGGGACCTGGATATTGGTAGCAACAGTATCCAGGGTTACAGCATCTCTCCCGAGAACGAGTACTTTAGTGTCTCCTTTGGGAGTCGTGCTGGTGGGGACAAATATGTGGAACTTGTTTTGGAAAAGCCTTTAgacagagaagagcaggctgaAGTGGATTTCAGTCTCATTGCTGTGGACGGGGGCTCTCCACCACGGAGTGGGACCACCCAAATCCGCATTGTCATTCTTgatgtaaatgacaatgctcCAGTCTTCACACAGGACCGCTACATTGGCCAGATTTTGGAAAATGCCCCTGAGAGCACAGTAGTTCTCAGTGTCGTGGCATCGGATCTGGATACAGGACTTAATGGCGACATCTCCTACCAGTTTATTGAAGAGGTTGGTCAGAGACACTTGGCATTTGAGATTGACCACAAGAATGGTGAAATTAAACTGACAAAGCCTCTTGATTTTGAGACAGCAGAGTCATACGAGGTCAGTGTGCAAGCCACGGATGGGGGAGGCCTCTCCGCTATCTGCAAGGTGTTGGTTGAAGTTCTGGATGTGAATGACAATGCACCAGAGCTGGTGGTGagttccttcagcagccccctccctgaGAACGTGTCACCTGGGACAGTGGTTGCCTTCTTCACTGTCAGGGACCGTGATGCTGGAGCCAATGGGAAGGTCACCTGTGCCCTTGAGGACCAGCTGTCATTCTCCCTGCGGCCAGCCTATAAGAATTACTATGAGCTGGTGACTGTGACCACACTGGACCGGGAGGAAATGGCACGGTACATTGTAACTGTCACAGCATCAGATGCAGGTTCACCTCCTCTCACCACCACCCAGACCTTCACAGTGGACATCTCTGATGTCAACGACAATGCACCTGTCTTCAACCAGACATCATACACCATGTACGTGCGTGAGAACAATGTCCCCACTGTTCTTGTTGGAACCGTGTATGCCTCAGATGCTGACATAGGCCCCAATGCCAAGGTGACCTATTCCCTGGCACCAGCTCACCCCACAGGGCAGCCTCCCTgttcctgcatttctgtgaacTCTGAGAATGGGCATGTGTTTGTGCTGCGACCTCTGGACTACGAGGAGCTGAAGCAGGTTGAGGTCTTGGTGATTGCCTCTGATGCAGGATCTCCTCCTCTCAATGCCAACGTCACTGTTCGCCTTGTTGTGGTGGATGAGAATGACAATGCCCCACTGGTGCTGCATCCAGCCCAGgacagcagcccagcatccaGCGAGCTGGTGCCCATGTCGGCTGAAGCGGAGTATCTGGTCACCAAAGTGGTGGCTGTTGATGCCGACTCTGGGCAGAACTCATGGCTCTCGTACCACCTGCTGAAGGCCACCGACCCCGGTCTGTTTGTGGTGGGTGCCCAAAGTGGGGAAGTGCGTCTGAGGAGGCCAGTGACTGAGAGAGACACTGTGAAGCAGAAGCTCATCATCCTGGTGCGAGACAATGGGCGACCACCGCTGTCggccacagcagcactgagtgcaCTTCTGCTCAATGACCTCTCAGATGTGCGACTACCACACAGCAGCCCGGAAATGGAGGATGAAGAAGACTCTCTGACAGTCTATTTAATCATTTCCCTGGTCTTTGTCTCACTGCTCTTCCTCGCACCCATGGCAGCATTCATCACTTGCAAAGCGtgcaagagaaaggagctgaaggaTGGGCATGTGCTTTATGCTGCCAGCAACTTTCCGAGCAGCCTGGCTGATGCAGCCTCTGCAGGaaccctgccccatccctattGCTATGAGATCAACCTCACAACTGGCTCAGGCAACAGCGAGTTCAAGTTCCTGAAGCCCATCCTGCCCAGCCTGCCACCACAGCACTGTGCCCTGGGCGGGGACACTGATGGTGAACAGGATTTTCCCCATGGTCCTCTCACCACTGAGGATGTGCTACCAGAGAACGCAGGGATGCTCTCTGCAGGACAGTTCAATAGTCTTTCCTTTAACTAG